TGCGGGAACTCCCAAGGTGTTCATCGCCCGACTGGCTTGAACGATTCCGTAGACGAGGATCAGCGGCGCATGCCGAAGGCCATATTGATGACGGTATCGTCGCAATATTGAGGCGATGTCTTCTGCTGAGGAGAGACAGTATTCGCGAGAGGCTTGGTCTGCTGCTGTGGGTAGTGAAGAGAGGGCTTGGTCGAAGTTAAGAGCGATACGGGCGCTGTGGAAGAGCAGACTGGGACTTATAAGCGACCTGATTGACCaaaaggagaggaggaaccGACTGAAGCATAGCGACACTAGGTATAAGTGGCGTATCGATGGGTTCCCATTTATTCCACTCTGCGCGACCAGGCAACGCTGCCTTCCAGCGACATAGCTCGATGTTGAGTGTATCCAGACAAGCTCTACGACTCATACCATCCATGTTGGATCGAGGAGAGAATAAAGTGCATAGCATACGCTCGATTACCCTTGAGAGATGGATCTGTTCGCGGTAGTATGGAACCATGGATCCGATTTTGGTCAATTCGCTGTCGGTGCCTGAGAAGCCGACTGAGCGCCATGGTCTTAGCTCTGGATAATCGCTGGATCGTTGTTAGTATCAGAGAACCCAAGCAGAGGAAGGACTAATATTACGGCTGCTGTTCCATCGGCTCGACTTCTGCGTCGTCGTAGTAGAGAAAGACTGGCCGCCCGAGGATGAGACTGATGAGCTTGTCCGAGATGTAACATCCCCAGTATATTCGCCTACGAATCTCGACATCTTCGTCGGTGGTCAAAGAGGCGTCGTAAGAGATCCAGTTCTTTGGGTCTTTCTGGAAGCCCATGTCTTGGGCGATGCGAAAGGCGATGCCTGCGTGGGATAAGTATGAGATGGCAGTGAACTGTGACACCATGCGACTGCTTACCAGAGAATCCCCAGCCTTTGGAGAGATTGCCTCTGCCAATCTCATAAAAAGCAAGGCAGAGAAACGCCTGAACCGTAACAATAGACGGCCTCGTAAGACCAGTAACCATGAGAATACTCTCCGCCGCCGTATAAAACTGCTCACTCGACCTCCgatcctcttcatcaggCGACATCAAAGTCCCTAAAGCACAAATAGAAAGCAGCAACGCCGAAGACCAATATTTGCAATTGACACGATCTCCAAAGTGATCTTGCAAAAAACCCTCACGGTAAATAAACATGAACTGAGGGTACTGCCACTTGAAGAACTGCATGAGAGCCTTCGCGATGACTTCGTCTTCTATGTTGATCCCAAAGTGTTCGAGGACGTGTGCGAAATTGGATTCGGAACCTGTGTAGAGAGGAGGCTGGGTTGTTGCGTCTTTTACGGCGAGCTGGGCTTGGTTTACTGTTTGCGCGCGGTAGATGCTTGTCGCGCCGTGGTAGATGAGGGAGCCGTCGAGAGCTGGCTGGAGATCGGCTTGTACATGAGTGCTTATAtctgatgaggaggccgcGTCTGTTGCGGTGAAGCTGCTGACTGGTGATTGTTTGCGAAATGAGACTGTGCTCAGTAGcgcttctctctctcttggtgatgccacTTGGACCTGGGTGATGAAGGACTCGAGCCATGCGACTCGATCTTCAAGGCTCTTGACGTAGTCATGTGAGGCCGGGCGTCTTTTGCGATCTACCTGGCTGTATTCGCAATCGTGTTTTGCCTTGGCGCAGTTTTGGCACGGCTCTGTTCGCGAGCATTTTAGCTGTTTGGAGTGAGTGAGCGAGTGAGCGAGACTGATGGGATCCTGATTGTCGGACCTTGCGATATTGACACCTCTTGCAACTACAGAATATTACAAGTCATTCTAGTAAATAAGCAGGTGACTTACGAGAGgttcttcttttctctcgtGAGATTTGTTTG
This window of the Fusarium keratoplasticum isolate Fu6.1 chromosome 3, whole genome shotgun sequence genome carries:
- a CDS encoding Zn(2)-C6 fungal-type domain-containing protein; this translates as MDATQTNLTREKKNLSGVNIARSDNQDPISLAHSLTHSKQLKCSRTEPCQNCAKAKHDCEYSQVDRKRRPASHDYVKSLEDRVAWLESFITQVQVASPREREALLSTVSFRKQSPVSSFTATDAASSSDISTHVQADLQPALDGSLIYHGATSIYRAQTVNQAQLAVKDATTQPPLYTGSESNFAHVLEHFGINIEDEVIAKALMQFFKWQYPQFMFIYREGFLQDHFGDRVNCKYWSSALLLSICALGTLMSPDEEDRRSSEQFYTAAESILMVTGLTRPSIVTVQAFLCLAFYEIGRGNLSKGWGFSGIAFRIAQDMGFQKDPKNWISYDASLTTDEDVEIRRRIYWGCYISDKLISLILGRPVFLYYDDAEVEPMEQQPDYPELRPWRSVGFSGTDSELTKIGSMVPYYREQIHLSRVIERMLCTLFSPRSNMDGMSRRACLDTLNIELCRWKAALPGRAEWNKWEPIDTPLIPSVAMLHLLFHSARIALNFDQALSSLPTAADQASREYCLSSAEDIASILRRYRHQYGLRHAPLILVYGIVQASRAMNTLGVPAEAQPLMQALGECAVTWNLAEQAKELMVQKAAGLGLEGIMRVADI